One stretch of Deinococcus aquaedulcis DNA includes these proteins:
- a CDS encoding SufE family protein has protein sequence MTESAPLPEKLQSIVNLFRSAPKPLRLQALLEYSKKLPGLPEKYLEHPEFLKPVPECTSPFFLVTEQDEAGGMHLYFKVPEEAPTVRGYAGILHEALDGARPEEILNIPDQFYMDMGLTELITPMRLRGMGAILMRLKTDVREHGQG, from the coding sequence ATGACCGAGAGCGCGCCCCTTCCCGAAAAGCTGCAGAGCATCGTGAATCTGTTCCGCAGCGCGCCCAAACCGCTGCGGCTGCAGGCCCTGCTGGAGTACAGCAAGAAGCTGCCCGGCCTGCCGGAGAAGTACCTGGAGCACCCGGAGTTCCTGAAGCCCGTGCCCGAATGCACCAGCCCCTTTTTCCTAGTGACCGAGCAGGACGAGGCTGGCGGTATGCACCTGTATTTCAAGGTGCCTGAGGAAGCGCCGACCGTGCGCGGCTACGCGGGCATTCTGCATGAGGCGCTGGACGGCGCGCGGCCCGAAGAGATTTTGAATATTCCGGACCAGTTTTATATGGACATGGGGCTGACGGAGTTGATTACGCCGATGCGGCTTCGGGGGATGGGGGCGATTTTGATGCGGTTGAAGACGGATGTTCGGGAGCATGGGCAGGGGTGA
- a CDS encoding sulfurtransferase — protein MDYAKDVLVSTDWVAQNLNTPGIRLVEVDEDILLYDTGHIPGAVKLDWQTDLWHPVERDFITPEEVSALLGRLGIGPNDQIILYGDKSNWWAAYAYWFLSYSGVKNLKLMNGGRQKWIAEGRETTTDAPQVEATQYPALTRDDSLRAFRDEVKAHLQSVKNGAGALVDVRSPDEFSGKVTHMPAYPQEGVLRGGHIPGARSIPWARATNEDGTFKSAEELRALYEGEGVTPDKDVIAYCRIAERSSHSWFVLRELLGYPKVRNYDGSWTEWGNAVGMPIEKTYSEA, from the coding sequence ATGGACTACGCAAAAGACGTACTGGTCAGCACCGACTGGGTCGCCCAGAACCTGAACACCCCCGGCATCCGCCTCGTGGAGGTGGATGAAGACATCCTGCTGTACGACACTGGCCACATTCCCGGCGCCGTGAAGCTGGACTGGCAGACCGACCTGTGGCACCCCGTGGAACGCGACTTTATTACCCCTGAGGAAGTCAGCGCGCTGCTGGGCCGCCTGGGCATTGGGCCCAACGACCAGATCATCCTGTACGGCGACAAGAGCAACTGGTGGGCCGCCTACGCCTACTGGTTCCTGTCGTACAGCGGCGTGAAGAACCTGAAGCTGATGAACGGCGGGCGCCAGAAGTGGATCGCCGAGGGCCGCGAGACCACCACCGACGCACCCCAGGTGGAGGCGACCCAGTACCCGGCGCTGACCCGCGACGACTCGCTGCGCGCCTTCCGTGACGAGGTCAAGGCGCACCTGCAGAGCGTCAAGAATGGCGCGGGCGCCCTGGTGGACGTGCGCAGCCCCGACGAGTTCAGCGGCAAGGTGACCCACATGCCCGCCTACCCGCAAGAAGGCGTGCTGCGCGGCGGCCACATCCCCGGCGCCCGCTCCATTCCCTGGGCCAGGGCCACCAACGAGGACGGGACCTTCAAGAGCGCCGAGGAACTGAGGGCCCTGTACGAAGGCGAAGGCGTGACCCCCGACAAGGACGTGATCGCCTACTGCCGCATTGCCGAACGCAGCAGCCACAGCTGGTTCGTGCTGCGCGAACTGCTGGGCTACCCCAAGGTGCGCAACTACGACGGCAGCTGGACCGAATGGGGCAACGCCGTGGGCATGCCCATCGAAAAAACCTACAGCGAAGCGTAA